Proteins from a genomic interval of Lycium ferocissimum isolate CSIRO_LF1 chromosome 2, AGI_CSIRO_Lferr_CH_V1, whole genome shotgun sequence:
- the LOC132047411 gene encoding uncharacterized protein LOC132047411: MENRLLPGRVAYTDEFISGVDEFIRFACSQQKYLSEKVIRCPCKLCKNKKHLIPDEVSVHLFQKGFTPRYWYWTSHREKAPSINLNEHVYSASSSHQGYSFDMPSSSQSNILGDDYEHVNRYQGMIYNAAGVEFRHQVEPNVEESPNMDATRFYKLLNSAQETLWPGCKYSESSVVVKMMSIKYENNMSRVFFNSMAQLMKDTSHPDNKIPRDYYQAKKLVSGLGLTSQKIDCCVNGCMLYYKADKDMTECKFCKEPRYKECVHKKDSKKVPHKTMHYLPLITRLQRLYASMRSAEHMRWHYENRREEGVLCHPSDGEAWKHFDRTYPDFVVEPRNVRLVFVLTALLLIASQHHHTPIGQ; this comes from the coding sequence ATGGAGAATAGACTTCTTCCTGGTCGAGTGGCATATACAGATGAATTTATAAGTGGCGTGGATGAGTTTATTAGATTTGCTTGTAGTCAACAAAAGTACTTGTCCGAAAAAGTCATAAGGTGTCCTTGTAAGCTTTGTAAAAATAAGAAGCACTTGATACCCGATGAAGTTAGTGTGCATCTTTTTCAAAAAGGGTTCACACCACGATATTGGTATTGGACATCACATAGAGAGAAAGCGCCTTCCATTAATTTGAATGAACATGTCTATAGTGCTTCAAGTAGTCATCAAGGGTATAGCTTTGACATGCCTTCCAGCAGTCAAAGTAACATTCTAGGGGACGACTATGAACACGTAAATAGATATCAAGGTATGATTTATAATGCTGCTGGTGTAGAGTTTAGGCATCAGGTTGAACCCAATGTAGAAGAGTCTCCGAATATGGATGCTACTAGATTTTACAAATTGTTGAATTCAGCTCAGGAAACCTTATGGCCTGGATGTAAATATTCGGAGTCATCTGTGGTAGTTAAAATGATGAGTATTAAATATGAAAACAATATGTCCCgtgttttttttaattcaatggCCCAATTAATGAAGGATACAAGTCATCCAGATAATAAGATACCTCGTGATTACTATCAGGCAAAGAAGCTGGTGTCAGGACTTGGTCTAACTAGTCAAAAAATTGATTGTTGTGTTAATGGATGTATGTTGTATTACAAGGCTGATAAAGATATGACAGAATGTAAGTTTTGTAAAGAACCCCGTTATAAAGAATGTGTGCACAAGAAGGATAGCAAAAAGGTTCCACACAAGACAATGCATTATCTGCCACTTATTACTAGGCTTCAACGACTATATGCTTCAATGAGATCTGCAGAGCACATGAGGTGGCACTATGAAAATCGTAGGGAAGAAGGTGTGTTGTGCCACCCTTCGGATGGAGAAGCATGGAAACATTTCGATCGAACTTATCCAGACTTTGTTGTAGAGCCTAGGAATGTTAGGCTGGTCTTTGTGCTGACGGCTTTACTCCTTATAGCCAGTCAGCATCACCATACTCCTATTGGCCAGTGA